In Solibacillus sp. FSL W7-1464, a single window of DNA contains:
- a CDS encoding conjugal transfer protein TrbL family protein: MNFIQDKVMDMLNEWLNDLLTAVFKFLAEVLFNHEALSGLFLDVYRIFAVFGGVLLVAIVLFRILNAMLNEATNNESNIAEIIVSALKASVMVFLLPVILYFVVKEILYPLMEYMFVEIAGSSSDIITNSIESSMVVDVFGSGTMAITLLLLFLVVVFIVFTFKICVYHVDLIILEIFSVFAAITIATENYDFSEVWWREFLSQIVSIVTQVLLMAAIVQLLANFDSWYDFMLIIGCGVLIIRGPSVLRSMWYSSGGAKGGISLGKSATRISMMRLLK; this comes from the coding sequence GTGAATTTCATTCAAGATAAAGTTATGGATATGTTAAATGAATGGTTAAATGATTTACTGACAGCGGTTTTTAAGTTTTTAGCAGAGGTGCTATTTAACCATGAGGCGCTCAGTGGCTTGTTTTTAGATGTGTATCGCATTTTTGCTGTTTTTGGTGGTGTGTTACTTGTGGCGATTGTGCTGTTTCGAATATTGAATGCCATGTTAAATGAAGCGACCAATAATGAAAGTAATATTGCTGAAATTATCGTTAGTGCATTAAAGGCAAGCGTCATGGTGTTTTTATTACCGGTTATTTTGTATTTTGTGGTGAAAGAAATTCTGTACCCATTAATGGAGTATATGTTTGTTGAAATTGCTGGCAGCTCCTCAGACATCATTACGAATTCAATTGAATCTTCCATGGTCGTAGATGTGTTTGGATCGGGCACGATGGCAATTACGTTACTGCTACTATTTTTAGTTGTCGTGTTTATCGTTTTCACGTTCAAAATTTGCGTGTACCATGTGGACCTCATTATTTTAGAGATATTTAGTGTCTTTGCAGCGATTACCATTGCGACTGAAAACTATGATTTTAGTGAAGTGTGGTGGCGTGAATTTTTAAGCCAGATTGTTAGTATCGTGACGCAAGTGCTACTCATGGCAGCCATTGTCCAGTTGCTCGCTAACTTTGATAGTTGGTACGACTTCATGTTAATCATCGGTTGCGGTGTATTAATTATTCGTGGTCCTAGTGTACTTCGTTCTATGTGGTATTCAAGTGGAGGTGCCAAAGGAGGGATTTCTCTTGGAAAGTCAGCTACCCGTATTTCGATGATGCGACTTTTAAAATAG
- a CDS encoding ArdC family protein: MPLRPNSYEERTKELTTRLEEQLTQFANQAEFKRYLTFMASMRQYSVDNQILIFMQNPKATYVAGFQAWKKHERYVEKGEKGIQIRAPIFEQQPVLDPKTKQPVYENGELKLENVLVRYKWVTVFDIAQTAGEPLKTTRDFVNERFQTDEDAQRLYDQFKHYLNQFKQLHVAEKTYSIHEEGRGYFVPSTNEIIINASEHNPVAKLSTLIHEFAHAQLHGRSGDYREATRAHKEAQAESIACATMAYLGFDTSHFSLGYIATWAKDTELMRKALFEIQATLEKTLATLDVVLYPQLYEQLEQIIQEPKLESKAVSFERLAKHLPALSYVKAPKIAIEVFDARYNGFEIAKYDRQTKHLMDERGEVINEGMLKDKVILLMNVIDPQPTAAMMYESFSEQFALREVHMPKPVIELYHKKTDAPIIGFSEVREAKASFLHAAASENQTVRAYVYGKDELKHFKPVLEGERERIERVQNRERTGDFEEPDESIPKKRYQTKLSMD, encoded by the coding sequence ATGCCTTTACGACCTAACTCATATGAGGAACGTACAAAAGAGCTTACGACAAGGCTTGAAGAACAGCTGACGCAATTTGCGAACCAAGCTGAATTTAAGCGGTACTTAACTTTCATGGCAAGTATGCGCCAGTATTCGGTAGATAACCAAATTCTCATTTTTATGCAAAATCCGAAAGCCACTTATGTTGCTGGCTTTCAAGCATGGAAAAAGCATGAGCGTTATGTAGAAAAAGGGGAGAAGGGTATTCAAATTCGTGCCCCTATTTTTGAGCAGCAGCCAGTACTCGACCCGAAAACAAAGCAACCTGTTTATGAAAACGGCGAGCTAAAGCTGGAGAACGTCTTAGTTCGATATAAATGGGTAACGGTTTTTGACATTGCCCAAACAGCAGGAGAGCCACTTAAAACGACTAGAGATTTTGTAAATGAACGATTTCAAACCGATGAGGATGCCCAGAGGCTATACGATCAGTTTAAACATTATTTAAACCAATTTAAGCAGTTGCATGTTGCGGAGAAGACATATTCGATTCATGAAGAAGGGCGTGGTTACTTTGTGCCATCGACCAATGAAATTATCATTAATGCGAGTGAACATAATCCTGTTGCTAAATTAAGTACGCTTATTCATGAATTTGCTCATGCTCAGCTGCACGGGCGTAGCGGTGATTATCGTGAAGCAACACGTGCCCACAAGGAGGCGCAAGCAGAATCGATTGCCTGTGCGACAATGGCGTATTTAGGCTTTGATACGAGCCATTTTTCATTAGGATATATTGCAACATGGGCAAAAGATACGGAATTAATGCGAAAGGCGTTATTTGAGATTCAGGCGACGCTTGAAAAGACGTTAGCCACGCTAGATGTTGTGCTATACCCACAACTGTATGAGCAATTAGAACAAATCATTCAGGAACCAAAACTAGAAAGCAAGGCGGTTTCATTTGAGCGGTTGGCCAAACATTTACCAGCCCTTTCTTATGTAAAAGCGCCTAAAATTGCGATTGAAGTATTTGATGCACGTTACAATGGCTTTGAAATCGCCAAGTACGACCGTCAAACGAAGCATTTAATGGACGAACGAGGAGAAGTCATTAATGAAGGCATGCTAAAAGATAAGGTCATTTTACTGATGAATGTGATTGACCCGCAACCAACAGCAGCGATGATGTATGAGAGCTTTTCAGAGCAATTCGCGTTGCGTGAAGTGCATATGCCTAAGCCAGTCATTGAGCTGTATCATAAGAAAACGGATGCACCGATTATTGGATTTAGCGAAGTGCGAGAGGCAAAAGCATCGTTTCTCCATGCAGCTGCATCTGAAAATCAGACGGTGAGGGCTTATGTGTATGGGAAGGACGAGCTGAAGCATTTTAAGCCGGTGTTGGAGGGGGAAAGGGAGAGAATTGAGCGTGTGCAAAATCGAGAACGAACAGGAGACTTTGAAGAACCAGATGAATCAATTCCTAAGAAACGATATCAGACGAAGCTTTCAATGGATTAA
- a CDS encoding DUF5677 domain-containing protein, which produces MDTTEMLTELQSSHYNIYNEALTSKIQLSKLDSTLVFLSSNAFYDLDSLILLTNNNKIHGTYSLCRNILEKLIYMKYILEENSLNRAKDFQLANFKLRLNIYEKAKKLYHDLKSLYTPEENKEMKIKYKHQKFYASKDKYKWYGGKGINSISGLFSYYNENEFGYFYMKYSGEVHSNDAISKFLETGGNFQTNEQHDNTEVIYVAIKAFCDILNLLVKHYNLDDQFTSFNISTDFTIKI; this is translated from the coding sequence ATGGATACGACTGAAATGCTAACTGAATTACAGAGCAGTCATTACAACATTTATAATGAGGCTTTAACAAGCAAAATACAATTATCTAAATTAGACTCAACTCTAGTTTTTTTATCGAGTAATGCTTTTTACGACTTGGATTCTCTAATTTTGTTAACTAATAACAACAAAATACATGGTACTTATAGTCTGTGTAGAAATATCTTAGAGAAACTAATATACATGAAATATATTTTAGAAGAAAATTCTTTAAATAGAGCAAAGGATTTTCAATTAGCTAATTTCAAATTAAGATTGAATATTTACGAAAAAGCAAAGAAATTGTATCACGATTTAAAATCTCTCTACACCCCAGAAGAAAATAAAGAGATGAAAATAAAATATAAACACCAAAAATTCTACGCATCAAAAGATAAATATAAATGGTACGGAGGAAAAGGAATAAACAGTATTTCGGGACTCTTTAGTTATTACAATGAAAATGAATTTGGCTACTTCTACATGAAATATAGCGGTGAAGTCCATAGTAATGACGCTATATCAAAGTTTTTAGAAACTGGGGGAAACTTTCAAACGAATGAACAACACGATAATACCGAGGTGATTTATGTAGCAATAAAAGCCTTTTGTGATATTTTAAACTTATTAGTAAAACATTATAATTTAGACGATCAATTTACGTCGTTTAATATTTCTACAGATTTTACAATTAAAATCTAA
- a CDS encoding helix-turn-helix domain-containing protein has product MEYEAFSKDYLAENLKNLRIYCGFKTFEVADFLNLTSSAYGYYEIGRSIPPLAKLIKLALLYGVTVEDLVRNPNELMAHIERERKLADIKRELNLTEEQLFLFRCILDN; this is encoded by the coding sequence ATGGAGTACGAAGCGTTTAGTAAAGATTATCTCGCTGAAAATTTGAAAAATCTACGGATATACTGTGGTTTCAAAACATTTGAAGTAGCAGACTTTTTAAATTTAACATCATCAGCATACGGTTACTATGAAATAGGAAGGTCGATTCCACCATTAGCAAAATTGATTAAGCTGGCTTTACTTTATGGTGTGACTGTTGAAGATTTGGTACGGAATCCAAATGAACTCATGGCACATATTGAAAGGGAAAGAAAATTAGCTGATATTAAACGAGAACTGAATTTGACGGAGGAGCAGCTATTTTTATTTAGATGTATTTTGGATAATTAA
- a CDS encoding VirD4-like conjugal transfer protein, CD1115 family: MNGTILGIYNKKVLIQPNESKPNRNIMVVGGPGSYKTQSFVMTNVLYETENSIVITDPKAEVYEKTAAIKEAQGYEVHVINFMNMQASDRHNPLDYVRKETQATTVATKMVDSANKDGKRDVWYYSQRALLKALILYAIHELEPKHRNMRGLLEFLQTFDTEDGHGDSDLDKQFLQLDFKHPARRAYELGYKKAKQEMQGSIIVSLLTTISDYIDSEVAEFTSFSDFHLMDIGQKKMMLYVIIPLMDQSWQSLVNLFFSQLFNELYELAALHHARLPRNVNFILDEFVNLGKFDNYEEFLATCRGYGISVATIIQTISQLQDRYGDKKAESILGNCGIKLCLNAANRTTATYFKDLLDKTTVKVDTESESKQYGKENRTSSMSENESFAARDLMTAGEIMQMPADMGIILFQHKPPIQVKKAFQFQLFPGVTEKYEVSQFGYHAKPSAEQLQKLTLAQQAFEEDIAKKAVAKQTEQEQLEKDFFGFEVVEQEVTFESAMEELNGDLNISGSEPNK; this comes from the coding sequence GTGAATGGCACTATTTTAGGTATTTACAATAAAAAAGTGTTAATCCAGCCAAATGAATCAAAGCCGAACCGAAATATTATGGTCGTTGGTGGACCTGGGAGTTATAAAACGCAGTCCTTTGTTATGACGAATGTTTTATATGAAACCGAGAACAGCATTGTCATAACAGATCCAAAGGCTGAGGTGTACGAGAAAACGGCAGCGATTAAAGAGGCACAGGGCTACGAGGTACACGTCATTAATTTTATGAACATGCAGGCGAGCGACCGGCATAATCCACTTGATTATGTGCGTAAGGAAACGCAGGCGACCACAGTTGCGACGAAGATGGTTGATAGTGCCAATAAAGACGGTAAGCGAGACGTTTGGTATTACTCGCAGCGTGCACTCTTAAAAGCACTCATTTTATACGCTATTCATGAATTAGAGCCGAAGCACCGCAATATGCGTGGGTTATTAGAGTTTTTGCAAACGTTTGATACCGAGGATGGTCACGGGGACAGTGACCTCGACAAACAATTTTTACAGCTTGATTTTAAGCATCCAGCAAGACGAGCTTACGAGCTAGGTTATAAAAAAGCGAAGCAGGAAATGCAGGGCAGTATTATTGTGTCGCTCCTTACGACCATTTCTGACTACATTGATAGCGAAGTGGCTGAATTTACGAGTTTCAGCGATTTTCATTTGATGGATATCGGGCAGAAGAAAATGATGCTGTACGTCATTATTCCATTGATGGACCAGTCGTGGCAGAGCTTAGTGAACTTGTTCTTTAGTCAGTTATTTAATGAATTGTACGAGCTAGCAGCACTGCACCATGCGAGATTGCCACGGAACGTGAACTTTATTTTAGATGAGTTTGTCAATCTCGGGAAGTTTGATAATTACGAGGAATTTTTAGCAACGTGTCGTGGTTACGGCATTAGTGTTGCGACGATTATTCAAACGATTTCGCAGCTTCAGGATCGTTACGGCGATAAAAAGGCAGAGTCCATTTTAGGGAACTGCGGGATTAAATTATGCTTGAACGCTGCCAATCGGACAACGGCTACTTATTTTAAGGACTTGCTTGATAAAACGACCGTTAAAGTAGATACAGAATCTGAATCGAAGCAGTATGGTAAGGAAAATCGGACGAGTAGCATGAGCGAAAATGAGAGCTTTGCTGCACGTGATTTAATGACAGCAGGGGAAATTATGCAAATGCCGGCTGATATGGGCATCATTTTATTTCAGCATAAGCCACCAATTCAAGTAAAGAAAGCCTTTCAGTTTCAATTGTTCCCTGGTGTAACGGAAAAATATGAGGTCAGTCAGTTTGGCTATCATGCAAAGCCTTCAGCAGAGCAACTACAAAAGTTGACGCTCGCTCAGCAAGCATTTGAGGAAGATATTGCGAAAAAGGCAGTAGCGAAGCAAACTGAGCAGGAACAGTTAGAGAAGGACTTTTTCGGCTTTGAAGTCGTGGAGCAGGAGGTCACATTTGAGAGTGCAATGGAGGAATTAAACGGTGACTTAAATATTTCAGGAAGTGAGCCTAATAAATGA
- a CDS encoding VirB4 family type IV secretion system protein translates to MFKRRQQPHVEKEQALSDVLDGSSLDMIYPFSWEECADHIESGDNFIRVLAIIDYPKSRYGNWLSELKRKKGNITIVQFLESSNSTKMVEHYNKTIKNKQAELLKTFDPLKKRQLEKQVEAAEHQLMKFLENESSYIYQYTYIYLQAKSLEELNALSDSVHNTLVKLQLKAMTPIKAMYQTFWSAMPILENLLGDYTYKQSNTEAASSMFPFDDAEILTINPRSDVEGVNKDTGSLIAIDYLDRKNTLNQNMVVIGTSGVGKTTYMVQKILRYFARGVKVFIIDPENEYTNIVEHLGGTVVHLSSNSSTKINPLEVFSEQVMDEGPVDLDMVLKDKIQRLLGFFQVLKQDITQVEKAILDAVLREVYRDAGILKYNSFREIPSTAYPILSDVYEAIAALKARDADRYARIEDFHYILESYVNGSKTIFNGHTNINLQSDLLSFDLKPLQNEADARGAAYLNTFSYLWDNITENTSENVKLFVDEFHFLTQNPDAASFFYQAYKRFRKYNAGAIAGTQQIQDVLDGKMANGQNVGEAVIGNSYTKVFFGLDNKGVDDITEKLRMTFSDKEKKLLERRKQGEALIIHGTQRAFMQVELTEEELRLKDPARYEELYEVSAAITPNYEERIRMTELERQEALEMKNFEK, encoded by the coding sequence ATGTTTAAACGACGACAGCAGCCACACGTGGAAAAGGAACAAGCACTTAGTGACGTACTGGATGGGTCGAGCTTAGATATGATTTATCCGTTTTCATGGGAGGAATGTGCGGACCATATTGAGTCCGGTGATAATTTTATTCGTGTGCTTGCGATTATTGATTACCCAAAGAGTCGATACGGCAACTGGTTGTCAGAGCTGAAGCGTAAGAAGGGCAACATTACGATTGTGCAATTTTTAGAGTCATCCAATTCGACGAAAATGGTCGAGCACTATAATAAGACGATAAAAAATAAACAGGCTGAGCTATTAAAGACGTTTGACCCGCTGAAAAAACGCCAGCTTGAAAAGCAGGTTGAAGCAGCTGAGCATCAATTGATGAAATTTCTTGAAAATGAGTCGAGCTACATTTATCAGTACACGTATATTTATTTGCAGGCGAAGTCGCTGGAAGAACTGAATGCCTTGAGTGATTCCGTTCATAATACGCTCGTGAAATTGCAGCTAAAGGCAATGACACCGATTAAGGCAATGTACCAAACGTTTTGGAGTGCGATGCCGATTTTAGAAAATCTGCTTGGAGACTACACGTATAAGCAGTCCAATACGGAGGCAGCGAGCAGTATGTTTCCATTTGATGATGCCGAAATTTTAACGATTAACCCACGTAGTGATGTAGAAGGCGTGAACAAAGATACGGGTAGCTTAATTGCCATTGATTATTTGGACCGTAAAAACACGCTTAATCAAAATATGGTTGTCATTGGGACGAGTGGTGTCGGTAAGACCACTTATATGGTGCAGAAGATTTTACGTTATTTTGCTCGGGGCGTGAAGGTGTTTATTATCGATCCTGAAAATGAATACACGAACATCGTCGAGCATTTAGGTGGAACAGTCGTCCATTTAAGCAGTAATTCGAGTACAAAGATTAACCCATTAGAAGTGTTTTCTGAGCAAGTCATGGACGAGGGACCTGTTGATTTGGATATGGTTTTAAAAGATAAAATTCAGCGTCTTCTCGGTTTCTTTCAAGTATTGAAGCAGGATATTACGCAGGTGGAAAAGGCGATTTTAGATGCTGTGTTACGTGAAGTGTACCGAGATGCAGGGATTTTGAAGTATAACAGCTTTAGAGAGATTCCCAGCACAGCATATCCGATTTTATCGGACGTCTATGAGGCAATTGCTGCTTTAAAGGCGCGTGACGCTGACCGGTATGCACGGATTGAGGATTTTCATTATATTTTGGAGAGCTATGTGAATGGTAGTAAAACGATTTTTAATGGGCATACGAATATTAATTTACAAAGTGACCTTTTATCGTTTGATTTAAAGCCGTTGCAAAATGAAGCTGACGCGCGTGGAGCAGCGTATTTAAATACGTTTAGTTATTTATGGGATAACATTACGGAAAATACAAGTGAAAATGTGAAGCTGTTTGTGGATGAGTTTCATTTCTTAACACAAAATCCAGATGCAGCGAGTTTCTTTTACCAGGCATATAAACGATTTCGAAAGTACAATGCGGGGGCAATTGCCGGTACGCAACAAATTCAAGATGTGCTTGATGGGAAGATGGCCAATGGTCAAAATGTTGGTGAGGCTGTCATTGGGAACAGTTATACGAAAGTATTTTTTGGTCTTGATAATAAGGGCGTAGATGATATTACCGAAAAGCTACGCATGACCTTTAGTGATAAGGAAAAGAAATTATTAGAGCGTCGTAAGCAAGGCGAGGCACTCATTATTCATGGTACACAGCGAGCGTTTATGCAGGTAGAACTGACAGAAGAAGAACTACGATTGAAAGATCCAGCTCGTTATGAGGAGTTATATGAGGTTAGTGCAGCCATTACACCGAATTACGAGGAGCGTATTCGTATGACAGAGCTCGAGCGACAAGAGGCACTAGAAATGAAGAACTTTGAAAAGTAG
- the radC gene encoding RadC family protein, with translation MTNPKNDTLQPIYEIVKIKAERRKLPKKYLSENLTDYTVRSPQDFANIAMKFIGDEDREIFLVACLSTKNQIQSLHRCHIGSLNASIVTPREVFKTAFLQNAGSIIVAHNHPSQNCTPSPEDIDVTERLKQAGELLGVELLDHLIVGENNFISLKEKGYM, from the coding sequence ATGACAAATCCTAAAAATGACACACTGCAACCGATTTATGAGATTGTGAAAATTAAAGCCGAGCGTCGTAAACTGCCAAAGAAATATTTGTCGGAAAACCTTACAGATTATACAGTTCGTAGCCCTCAAGACTTTGCTAATATTGCCATGAAATTTATTGGGGACGAGGATAGAGAAATCTTTTTAGTCGCTTGTTTATCAACGAAAAATCAAATTCAATCTTTACACCGTTGTCATATAGGTTCACTAAATGCGAGCATCGTAACACCACGTGAAGTATTTAAAACAGCATTCTTACAAAATGCAGGTAGTATAATTGTCGCACATAACCACCCCAGCCAAAATTGTACACCAAGCCCAGAGGACATTGATGTTACCGAGCGTTTAAAGCAGGCAGGGGAGCTGTTAGGTGTGGAACTTCTCGACCATTTGATTGTTGGCGAAAATAATTTTATTTCATTAAAAGAAAAAGGTTATATGTAA
- a CDS encoding bifunctional lytic transglycosylase/C40 family peptidase gives MKFLMAKLLFSQGGRKLLWLVFAPFFLFFILILAFVAEDMKPPTGQYTIGSQLSQAVLQYEEIVHGALLEYELEEHTPLVLAIMMQESGGTASLDVMQASESIGLPPNTITDPVYSIEVGVAHFEKVLAKRERLGVDLDTAIQSYNYGSGYMDFVAANGGKHSAALAQTFSEQQADKLGWSSYGDPEYVAHVKRYVGTMREGEVIDIANASANFQVVYETMVQFDGYPYTFGGMSPTTSFDCSGLMMWAFRKIGVNLPRTAQEQYNVSQKITADELQPGDFIFFTGTYNAGRPVTHIGMYVGNGKMFDANGGGIGFTDLNDPYWQAHLYGYGRVVNFAGGEGG, from the coding sequence ATGAAATTTTTAATGGCGAAGCTTTTATTTTCACAAGGTGGTCGGAAGTTGTTGTGGCTTGTATTTGCACCGTTCTTTTTGTTTTTCATCCTCATTTTAGCTTTTGTTGCAGAGGATATGAAGCCACCAACAGGGCAATACACCATCGGCAGCCAACTGTCGCAAGCTGTTTTGCAGTATGAGGAAATAGTGCACGGTGCACTTTTAGAATATGAGTTAGAAGAGCATACACCATTAGTGCTTGCCATTATGATGCAGGAAAGCGGTGGTACAGCTTCACTCGATGTGATGCAGGCGAGTGAGTCCATTGGATTGCCACCGAATACGATTACAGATCCCGTTTATTCCATTGAAGTTGGTGTTGCACATTTTGAAAAGGTACTCGCGAAACGAGAGCGCTTAGGCGTCGATTTAGACACAGCCATTCAAAGCTATAATTACGGTTCGGGTTATATGGATTTTGTTGCAGCCAATGGTGGTAAGCATTCAGCAGCATTAGCCCAAACGTTTTCAGAGCAGCAAGCTGATAAGCTCGGTTGGTCGAGCTATGGTGACCCTGAGTATGTCGCTCACGTGAAGCGTTATGTTGGAACGATGCGAGAGGGTGAAGTCATTGACATTGCAAATGCCTCGGCAAATTTTCAAGTCGTGTATGAAACGATGGTTCAATTTGACGGTTATCCGTACACGTTTGGCGGGATGAGCCCGACGACGTCCTTTGATTGCTCCGGCTTGATGATGTGGGCATTTCGGAAAATTGGTGTGAATTTACCTCGTACTGCTCAGGAACAATACAATGTGTCGCAAAAAATTACGGCTGATGAATTGCAGCCCGGCGACTTCATATTTTTCACCGGCACGTACAATGCAGGCAGACCCGTGACCCATATCGGTATGTATGTGGGGAATGGCAAAATGTTTGATGCGAACGGTGGTGGGATTGGTTTCACCGATTTAAATGATCCGTACTGGCAGGCGCATTTATACGGTTATGGTCGTGTCGTTAATTTTGCGGGAGGTGAGGGAGGATGA